A stretch of the Aspergillus puulaauensis MK2 DNA, chromosome 6, nearly complete sequence genome encodes the following:
- a CDS encoding DUF1996 domain-containing protein (COG:S;~EggNog:ENOG410PKQH;~InterPro:IPR018535;~PFAM:PF09362), with protein MPSKMRLDASLVAGLAAFAGVADAFWRLPCQGRSGLARMDPLMDPGEPSYHVHTVHGSNGFSMTAERSTLLEGTCTSCAVRQDKSAYWAPGLYFVDKETGDSELVDEVGGLLAYYLITGENVQPFPEGFRMIAGDPFRRNFTLPVPDPPKSEWTGDAISQNSLEQKALGFNCMNYAGKAEDSLTRHHLPEKKWLDENCPNGIRFELMFPSCWNGKDKDADDHKSHMAYPSLVNDGVCPEGFEHRTLSMMFETIWNTYAFKDRDGYFALSTGDPTGYGYHGDFMEGWEDGVLEEATKKCTNPSGLIEDCPIFDIQSEIEQNLCSFDIPELLKSEELKKVKGGLPNKLKVTWGPERAFPIEYTDGHDDSGSSSSSSAAPSSTDSGISLSLPGVGDLGNVFAADPQTSSSSTTEVPAPTSTSTSTSTSTSTSTSTSTPTPTPSTSYIENPVTQEIVWVEEAIVVLVDENDKPLKTETRPVEVVSTDYKTVTRTSSTVVQVLPTETAAQQPAKRQHDHLEAHKRHSHGHGH; from the exons ATGCCTTCGAAGATGCGCCTTGATGCCAGCCTGGTCGCGGGTCTGGCCGCCTTCGCTGGCGTTGCCGATGCCTTCTGGCGTCTTCCTTGCCAGGGCCGAAGCGGTCTTGCTAGAATGGACCCTTTGATGGACCCCGGCGAGCCTTCGTACCACGTCCACACTGTTCATGGATCGAATG GGTTTTCCATGACTGCGGAAAGGTCGACCCTCCTTGAGGGAACCTGCACGTCGTGTGCCGTCAGGCAGGACAAGTCAGCCTACTGGGCCCCTGGCCTGTACTTCGTTGACAAAGAGACCGGCGACTCTGAACTCGTGGACGAAGTCGGAGGCTTGCTCGC GTACTACTTGATAACTGGAGAGAATGTTCAACCGTTCCCCGAGGGATTCCGTATGATTGCTGGCGACCCATTCCGTCGAAACTTCACCTTGCCCGTCCCCGACCCGCCGAAGTCTGAATGGACCGGAGATGCTATTTCGCAGAACTCCCTTGAGCAGAAGGCTCTTGGGTTCAACTGCATGAACTACGCCGGAAAAGCCGAGGATTCTCTCACCCGTCACCACTTGCCTGAGAAGAAATGGCTTGATGAGAACTGCCCTAACGGTATTCGTTTCGAACTGATGTTCCCCTCGTGCTGGAACGGCAAGGACAAGGATGCCGACGACCACAAATCCCATATGGCCTACCCCTCGCTGGTCAACGATGGTGTTTGCCCAGAGGGCTTTGAGCACCGTACTCTCTCTATGATGTTTGAAACTATCTGGAACACCTATGCGTTCAAGGACCGTGACGGCTACTTTGCTCTTTCCACTGGTGACCCCACCGGATACGGCTACCACGGCGACTTCATGGAGGGTTGGGAAGATGGTGTCCTGGAGGAGGCCACCAAAAAATGCACAAACCCTTCTGGCTTGATCGAGGATTGCCCCATTTTTGATATCCAATCCGAGATCGAGCAAAACCTTTGCTCCTTCGACATTCCCGAACTCCTCAAATCCGAGGAACTCAAGAAGGTCAAGGGTGGCCTTCCTAACAAACTGAAGGTCACATGGGGCCCCGAGCGTGCCTTCCCTATCGAGTACACTGATGGCCACGACGACTCcggttcctcgtcttcgagCTCCGCCGCTCCGTCAAGCACCGATTCGGGCATCAGTCTTTCGCTACCCGGCGTGGGAGACCTCGGAAACGTGTTTGCCGCCGACCCTCagacctcatccagctcaaCCACCGAGGTGCCAGcaccgacctcgacctcgacctcgacctcgacctcaacCTCGACTTCCACCTCGACTTCGACCCCGACTCCTACGCCTAGCACCTCTTACATTGAAAACCCCGTCACCCAAGAGATCgtctgggttgaggaggcaATTGTTGTCCTGGTTGACGAGAATGACAAGCCCCTCAAGACTGAGACCCGTCCCGTGGAAGTCGTTTCCACCGACTACAAAACTGTCACTCGGACCTCTTCAACCGTTGTGCAGGTCCTCCCAACTGAAACGGCCGCCCAACAGCCGGCCAAGCGTCAACACGACCACCTCGAGGCTCACAAGCGCCACAGCCATGGCCACGGGCACTAA
- a CDS encoding uncharacterized protein (COG:S;~EggNog:ENOG410Q1WR), whose product MGPIHRRQCAPPFGLIADILFQIIINGDASTVLALCLINKATFDTIKVLEPHICKWFMRLHDIDTFNPLLTLNPWSGKQNALTVHTLVRSLYRHNLARCLSRRVVPSVWGPFYDDDKAEMNFEAELKLANRLERGFHVLFHMADISRDIKRGRQFHRKTSLSPSMSKRLTKLHKRLKEYSETNFDFDSPDSSNNYQKLLLLPPDHTKSKSKNYHTTQVLKWAQTESEIGQRRLDFRTNHLDEKSEVAFHCTLRMLRELVERILLRHGPRLWHRDTRNEYSVVSWFLLNQGPQDLAKLVLTPQDECCHHHFHPDPSTDGEDCLFSNPLDEYWDAWKDSPGLGCAGAGTGACACAGSGADTYTDMGIDIRLSRIIKMRIGKNSTSTSNANPNPNLNLSLNTSPSLSQISNPASNCDCKRRIRSWSVKPALFDNQGREYNRAGEQYLKEMWGQRHVGLHQAFTMGIFATVF is encoded by the exons ATG GGACCAATTCATAGAAGGCAATGCGCTCCACCATTCGGCCTTATCGCCGACATTCTTttccagatcatcatcaATGGCGATGCGAGCACTGTACTGGCGCTCTGCCTAATTAACAAAGCTACATTCGACACAATCAAGGTCCTAGAACCGCACATCTGCAAATGGTTTATGCGCCTCCATGACATCGACACATTCAACCCGTTACTCACCTTGAACCCATGGAGCGGCAAGCAAAATGCATTAACAGTGCACACCCTGGTACGGTCCTTGTACCGCCATAATCTTGCACGCTGTCTGTCTCGCCGGGTCGTCCCGTCAGTATGGGGTCCGTTctacgacgacgacaaggcTGAAATGAACTTTGAGGCAGAGCTTAAACTCGCCAACCGTCTAGAACGAGGCTTCCACGTGCTCTTCCACATGGCTGACATCTCACGCGACATAAAACGAGGGCGCCAATTCCACAGAAAGACATCCCTCTCACCGTCGATGTCTAAACGTCTAACCAAGCTCCACAAGCGCTTGAAAGAGTACAGCGAGACCAATTTCGACTTCGACTCACCCGACAGTAGCAACAACTACCAAAAGCTCCTACTACTACCACCAGACCAcacaaaatcaaaatcaaaaaaCTACCACACCACCCAAGTCCTAAAATGGGCCCAAACAGAATCTGAAATCGGCCAGCGCCGCCTCGACTTCCGAACAAACCACCTAGACGAGAAATCCGAAGTCGCCTTCCACTGCACCCTCCGCATGCTCCGCGAGCTCGTAGAACGGattctcctccgccacgGCCCTAGGCTCTGGCACCGCGACACGAGAAACGAGTATAGCGTCGTTTCGTGGTTCCTGCTAAACCAGGGCCCGCAGGATCTCGCTAAACTGGTACTCACGCCGCAGGATGAATGCTGTCATCACCATTTCCACCCGGACCCCAGTAcagacggcgaggattgtctcttctccaacccGCTAGACGAATACTGGGACGCATGGAAAGATTCTCCTGGTCTTGGCTGCGCGGGTGCGGGCACAGGTGCATGTGCATGTGCAGGTTCAGGTGCAGACACTTACACAGACATGGGGATAGACATCCGCCTGAGCAGAATCATAAAAATGCGCATCGGCAAGaactcaacctcaacctcaaacgCAAACCCGAATCcaaacctcaacctcagccTCAATACAAGTCCAAGTCTATCGCAAATATCAAACCCAGCCTCCAACTGCGACTGCAAACGCCGCATCCGCAGCTGGAGCGTAAAACCCGCTCTCTTCGACAACCAGGGGCGGGAATACAACCGCGCCGGAGAGCAGTATCTGAAGGAGATGTGGGGCCAGAGGCATGTTGGGCTACATCAAGCGTTTACGATGGGGATTTTTGCAACGGTGTTTTAG
- a CDS encoding putative C6 transcription factor (COG:K;~EggNog:ENOG410PFXW;~InterPro:IPR036864,IPR007219,IPR001138;~PFAM:PF00172;~go_function: GO:0000981 - DNA-binding transcription factor activity, RNA polymerase II-specific [Evidence IEA];~go_function: GO:0003677 - DNA binding [Evidence IEA];~go_function: GO:0008270 - zinc ion binding [Evidence IEA];~go_process: GO:0006351 - transcription, DNA-templated [Evidence IEA];~go_process: GO:0006355 - regulation of transcription, DNA-templated [Evidence IEA]) — protein MDADSADSDGKEALVRRACDQCRQRKIRCDKRSPCSNCRTSKIICSSTGAGQKPREPRKRVLISNEYEKKIDKLDERLGGIEQVLRDIKASLGSNTGSQMCAGAHATPISRHLSPSATQQEYSYTSNPQDAMDQHESKVGFEGNSLMATESAYASDFLQIAVSRNPLQMSVSKVNAALSTLKQLVSMQDNQPVSAREFPLPKRSRLSDCDLRELTMPPMNVVIPLLRKARESYGSTLQSYCPFIPFDRLSDKCREVYFNTEDYSDATFIVANGGLYQVFVAESFMSENRAMREEYQRYVDICKHNLDTTLANLHLLMPATSESIEALAMGAAHAIEISKPSFALTLTSTASRLCQALGFHQRASLENVTPKEKERRLTLFWSIYCMDRALSLRLGRAATIPDYDVDVPVSFESINAAEPWKTAYVLWIELGTIQGLVYEKLYSPAALRQGEMSRVAEARTLAARMRDRVMQPFEKMYPLVNNLSPIESLYIKCDEVCRFSLLTLIYRAFPPQAGKPGTFVTECIETARAALESHKVCMAQLTEATAALKLSYLHWSILYSPFVPFIVLFCHTIEVSSWVDLDRLEEFVASLKPNCSLSTAISKLHRLCQVLSNVARLYVEAKAQAQTQEDQALASVGHEFDTYLSALGLAPPADDGETRWAGPAVAPGNANTNANTMPGEMNYQAAHIQNIGPPMPHMTQLGNWFSGNQYMMGLLEEDLSMFDQSNLA, from the exons ATGGATGCAGATAGCGCCGATAGCGATGGGAAGGAGGCCCTCGTGCGCCGTGCG TGCGACCAATGCCGACAGAGAAAG ATTCGCTGCGACAAGCGCTCGCCGTGTTCCAACTGTCGCACGTCCAAGATTATATGCAGCTCTACAGGAGCGGGCCAGAAACCTCGGGAGCCGCGGAAGCGCGTCCTGATCTCCAACGAATA cgagaagaagattgacAAGCTCGACGAGCGCCTCGGCGGGATCGAGCAGGTCCTCCGAGACATCAAGGCCAGTCTGGGCTCGAACACAGGGTCTCAGATGTGCGCGGGCGCGCATGCAACGCCTATCTCTAGGCACCTGAGCCCCTCTGCTACGCAGCAGGAGTATAGTTACACCTCTAACCCACAAGACGCAATGGACCAGCACGAGTCGAAGGTCGGCTTCGAGGGCAATTCGCTGATGGCGACGGAGTCGGCGTATGCGAGCGACTTCTTGCAGATTGCAGTCTCGCGGAATCCGTTGCAGATGTCTGTTTCGAAGGTCAATGCGGCGTTGTCGACGCTGAAGCAGCTGGTTAGTATGCAGGATAACCAGCCGGTTTCTGCGAGGGAGTTTCCCCTTCCGAAGCGGAGTAGGCTTTCGGATTGTGATTTGCGCGAGTTGACGATGCCGCCGATGAATGTTGTTATTCCGTTGTTGCGGAAGGCAAGAG AGAGTTATGGCAGTACTTTACAGTCGTATTGTCCGTTTATACCATTCGACCGTCTGTCGGATAAGTGCCGAGAGGTGTACTTCAACACAGAGGATTACTCTGATGCGACATTCATCGTGGCGAATGGGGGACTGTATCAGGTCTTTGTCGCAGAGAGCTTCATGTCTGAAAACCGCGCGATGCGGGAGGAGTATCAGAGATATGTTGACATCTGCAAACATAATCTGGACACGACGTTAGCGAACTTGCATCTTCTGATGCCGGCGACTAGCGAGTCTATCGAGGCTCTTGCGATGGGG GCTGCTCATGCTATCGAAATCTCCAAGCCTTCCTTTGCGTTAACATTAACCTCCACCGCATCCCGTCTGTGCCAGGCTCTGGGGTTCCACCAAAGGGCTTCATTGGAAAATGTCACTCCTAAGGAGAAGGAGCGGCGGTTGACTCTCTTCTGGTCAATATACTGCATGGACCGAGCTCTTTCACTCCGGTTAGGCCGCGCGGCGACCATCCCGGACTATGACGTTGACGTACCTGTGTCATTTGAGAGTATCAATGCCGCGGAACCGTGGAAAACCGCATATGTACTGTGGATAGAACTCGGCACGATCCAGGGCCTGGTATATGAAAAGCTCTACAGTCCAGCTGCGCTACGCCAGGGCGAAATGAGTCGAGTAGCGGAGGCACGCACGCTCGCAGCCCGGATGCGCGATCGAGTGATGCAGCCTTTTGAG AAAATGTACCCTCTCGTTAACAACCTGAGCCCGATCGAGTCCCTGTACATAAAATGCGACGAAGTCTGTCGCTTCTCGCTCCTGACCCTGATCTACCGAGCCTTCCCACCACAGGCAGGCAAGCCAGGGACATTCGTCACTGAGTGCATTGAAACAGCCCGAGCGGCTCTTGAATCTCATAAGGTGTGCATGGCGCAGTTGACAGAGGCAACCGCCGCTTTGAAACTCTCATATCTGCACTG GTCGATTCTATACTCCCCCTTCGTCCCCTTCATCGTTCTCTTCTGCCACACAATCGAAGTCTCCTCATGGGTAGACCTAGACCGTCTTGAAGAGTTTGTCGCCTCCCTAAAACCAAATTGCTCGCTCTCTACTGCAATCTCCAAACTCCACCGCCTCTGCCAGGTCCTCAGCAACGTTGCTAGACTCTATGTTGAGGCCAAAGCACAAGCACAGACACAGGAAGACCAAGCTCTTGCATCTGTCGGCCACGAGTTCGATACGTATCTCAGCGCACTCGGTCTCGCGCCGCCAGCTGACGATGGGGAAACTCGCTGGGCTGGCCCTGCAGTGGCACCCGGGAATGCAAATACAAATGCAAATACGATGCCAGGCGAGATGAACTATCAAGCAGCTCATATTCAGAATATTGGCCCGCCGATGCCGCACATGACGCAGCTCGGGAACTGGTTCTCGGGGAACCAGTATATGATGGGATTGCTAGAGGAGGATTTATCCATGTTCGACCAGTCGAATCTGGCTTGA
- a CDS encoding uncharacterized protein (COG:S;~EggNog:ENOG410PFBR;~InterPro:IPR025714;~PFAM:PF13679): protein MPAMPAPATRSLPLPDEWSDPDAYVEALLSFATSSDLFRHLCGGVHMLDFLTREPDLYTTLLPEDWRQFFEHHHIVDIIDLLLRDDIEPILAAHKQGNVAGQGWRDGPGLPPLSLLEYISQIRRLTLRREFTPRESGKATIPPRISVGMKVKKYHEVAHFSKYVNSLCNTVKEERGEEISHIVDFGSGQNYLGRTLASPPYNRNIVAIERRHQFINGANRMDVYAKLAEKKKVRLDKKPEDCKVCEDPDLAVEKPDSQPKQTGVPDADKGETGNDEDVAEINIFRDISVTADELGSFPKSNNIKKPVAEPDGPRGAMDYIEHEIKDGYLEPVIKDVVSPSETPAETERAEQASDAKVMVVSLHSCGNLVHHGVRALILNPSVKAIAMIGCCYNLMTERLGPATYKLPVLRTMHPRLTKDAVAYDPHGFPMSKRLEDYEHDGGTGVKLNITARSMAVQAPYNWGRDDAEDFFTRHYYRTLLQRLLVDRGIVQKPSIPKELYGGDSENPDKVGNPLIVGSLRKAAFTSFQAYTRAATVKLGRDPVYGEKVKAGLADITEEELDRYATEYWPTKKRLSVTWTLMSFSASVAEAIIAVDRWQYLREQDCVKECWVEPVFDYGESPRNLAVIGIKK from the coding sequence ATGCCCGCGATGCCTGCGCCCGCGACGAGGAGCCTCCCACTCCCCGACGAGTGGTCAGACCCAGATGCCTACGTCGAAGCCCTCCTGTCGTTCGCTACGTCCTCCGACCTCTTCAGGCATCTCTGCGGAGGTGTACATATGCTGGACTTCCTGACGCGCGAGCCCGACCTCTACACCACGCTTCTGCCCGAAGACTGGAGACAATTCTTCGAACACCACCACATCGTCGACATCATAGACCTGCTTCTGCGCGACGACATCGAACCGATCCTAGCGGCCCACAAACAGGGAAATGTTGCAGGGCAGGGGTGGAGAGACGGCCCGGGTTTACCTCCGCTGTCGTTGCTGGAGTACATCTCGCAGATTCGCCGACTCACTCTGCGCAGGGAGTTTACGCCTCGCGAATCGGGCAAGGCCACGATTCCGCCGCGGATTTCTGTGGGGATGAAGGTTAAGAAGTACCACGAGGTGGCGCATTTCTCAAAATACGTCAATTCACTGTGTAATACCGTGAAGGAGGAACGGGGCGAGGAGATTTCGCATATTGTGGACTTTGGGTCGGGCCAGAACTACCTTGGGCGGACGCTGGCTAGTCCCCCGTATAACAGGAATATTGTTGCCATTGAACGGAGGCACCAGTTCATCAATGGCGCCAACCGTATGGACGTTTACGCGAAGTtggctgagaagaagaaggtgcgGCTTGACAAGAAGCCAGAGGATTGCAAGGTCTGCGAGGACCCGGATTTGGCAGTGGAGAAACCGGACTCCCAGCCGAAGCAGACGGGTGTGCCCGATGCAGACAAAGGTGAGACTGGAAATGACGAGGACGTGGCGGAAATCAATATCTTCCGTGACATCAGCGTAACAGCGGACGAACTCGGCTCGTTCCCGAAGAGCAATAATATCAAGAAGCCAGTTGCAGAGCCGGATGGGCCACGAGGGGCAATGGACTATATTGAGCATGAGATCAAGGATGGCTACCTTGAGCCAGTAATCAAAGACGTTGTTTCGCCGAGCGAAACCCCAGCGGAGACGGAACGCGCCGAGCAGGCCTCGGATGCAAAGGTTATGGTCGTGTCATTGCACTCATGCGGGAACCTCGTCCATCATGGCGTTCGAGCTTTGATCCTGAACCCATCGGTAAAGGCGATTGCCATGATTGGGTGCTGCTACAACCTGATGACGGAGCGGCTTGGGCCTGCCACGTATAAGCTGCCTGTCTTACGGACTATGCACCCGCGTCTGACAAAAGATGCCGTCGCATACGATCCGCATGGCTTTCCAATGTCGAAGCGCCTGGAAGACTATGAGCACGACGGCGGGACGGGCGTGAAGTTGAACATCACCGCTCGATCAATGGCCGTCCAAGCTCCGTACAACTGGGGTCGAGATGATGCGGAGGATTTCTTCACCCGCCACTACTACCGCACACTTCTCCAGCGTCTCCTGGTGGATCGGGGAATCGTGCAAAAGCCATCCATACCAAAAGAACTTTACGGCGGCGATTCCGAGAACCCGGACAAAGTGGGCAACCCTCTCATTGTTGGGTCTCTGCGTAAAGCAGCCTTCACCTCATTCCAAGCATACACCCGCGCGGCGACTGTGAAGCTAGGCCGTGATCCAGTTTACGGCGAGAAAGTGAAAGCAGGCTTGGCCGACATCACAGAGGAAGAGCTTGACCGTTATGCTACGGAGTACTGGCCAACGAAGAAAAGACTCAGCGTGACCTGGACTCTAATGTCGTTCAGCGCTTCGGTTGCTGAAGCTATTATTGCCGTCGATCGATGGCAGTATCTGCGTGAGCAGGACTGCGTCAAGGAGTGCTGGGTGGAACCTGTATTCGATTACGGCGAGAGTCCTAGGAATTTGGCTGTCATTGGGATCAAGAAATGA
- a CDS encoding NmrA family NAD(P)-binding protein (COG:K;~EggNog:ENOG410PHQK;~InterPro:IPR036291,IPR008030;~PFAM:PF13460,PF05368), whose amino-acid sequence MTMQKKTIAVVNATGRQAASLIRVAAAVGHHVRAQVHSLKGLIAEELQSIPNVTLFQGPLLNNFELMDTLFDGANIAFINTTSQAGDEIVIGKALADAAKRAGTIQHYIYSSMPDHSLYGPYPAVPLWAPKFTVENYVRQLGLHSTFVYAGIYNNNFTSLPYPLFQMELMPDGTFEWHAPFDPDIPLPWLDAEHDVGPALLQIFKDGPQRWNGHRIALTFETLSPEQVCAAFSRALSRRVKYVHVPKVEIKVNIPAGYREQLEAIEEVFGVHKAPYFPQPEFSRPAAGSPKGLGPANGKGAGAGMMQGPGGVISQRVTDESRQLWQGWRDMEEYAREVFPVEEEANGLDWML is encoded by the exons ATGACgatgcagaagaagacaattGCCGTCGTGAACGCGACGGGACGCCAGGCGGCTTCCCTCATCcgcgtcgccgccgccgtcggaCACCACGTACGCGCGCAAGTCCATTCCCTCAAGGGCCTCATCGCAGAAGAGCTCCAGAGCATCCCAAATGTCACATTGTTCCAGGGCCCCCTGTTAAATAACTTTGAGCTGATGGACACCCTCTTCGACGGAGCTAACATCGCCTTCATTAACACAACGTCGCAAGCGGGCGATGAGATTGTCATTGGAAAGGCGCTCGCCGATGCCGCCAAACGCGCCGGTACAATTCAACACTACATCTACAGCAGCATGCCAGATCACTCGCTCTACGGCCCATACCCGGCTGTGCCGCTATGGGCTCCGAAGTTTACCGTGGAGAACTACGTCCGCCAACTAGGCCTCCATTCGACCTTCGTTTATGCTGGAatctacaacaacaactTCACAAGCCTACCATACCCGCTCTTCCAGATGGAACTCATGCCGGACGGCACTTTCGAGTGGCATGCGCCTTTTGATCCAGACATTCCGCTACCTTGGTTGGATGCAGAGCATGACGTTGGTCCGGCGCTGCTGCAGATCTTCAAGGACGGTCCTCAGAGGTGGAATGGTCATCG AATTGCGCTCACTTTTGAAACGCTATCTCCCGAACAAGTATGCGCGGCCTTCTCCCGAGCTCTCAGCCGCCGCGTAAAGTACGTCCACGTTCCCAAGGTCGAAATCAAAGTCAACATTCCTGCCGGATACCGGGAACAGCTTGAAGCCATCGAAGAAGTCTTTGGCGTGCACAAGGCACCTTACTTTCCCCAACCCGAATTCTCCCGTCCTGCCGCTGGATCTCCCAAGGGATTAGGTCCAGCCAATGGCAAGGGCGCCGGTGCGGGAATGATGCAGGGCCCCGGAGGTGTCATCTCACAACGTGTTACGGACGAATCCCGCCAGTTATGGCAAGGCTGGCGAGACATGGAGGAGTATGCGCGCGAAGTCTTTCccgtggaagaagaagccaacGGGTTAGACTGGATGCTATAA
- a CDS encoding uncharacterized protein (COG:Q;~EggNog:ENOG410PM5R;~InterPro:IPR036291,IPR002347;~PFAM:PF08659,PF00106,PF13561;~go_process: GO:0055114 - oxidation-reduction process [Evidence IEA]), with protein sequence MPRLANKVAIVTGGGSGFGAAIATRFAQEGGKVIIADINEAGGQSVAAQDPSSIIFQKVDVTSPADWKAVIDTAVAKFGRLDVLVNNAGTSYRNKPTLEVTEAEWERVFNVNVKSIFHGSQAVIAKFIEQGNGGSVINISSTGANRPRPGLVWYNASKGAVSNATKGLAAEYGPHNIRVNTVAPLLSGTGLFSMFTGMEDTEENRQKFIGNVPLGRLTDPMDIANMCLYLASDEGAFINGTEMVVDGGKCI encoded by the exons atgcCTCGTCTCGCCAACaaagtcgccatcgtcaccg GCGGCGGCTCCGGCTTCGGCGCCGCAATCGCAACCCGGTTCGCGCAAGAAGGCGGCAAAGTAATCATCGCCGACATCAACGAAGCCGGCGGCCAGAGCGTCGCAGCCCAGGACCCGTCCAGCATTATATTCCAAAAGGTCGACGTCACGAGCCCCGCGGACTGGAAGGCTGTGATTGACACTGCGGTGGCCAAGTTTGGCAGACTGGATGTGCTGGTGAATAATGCGGGGACGAGTTATCGGAATAAG CCAACTCTCGAAGTCACCGAAGCAGAATGGGAGCGCGTCTtcaacgtcaacgtcaaGAGTATTTTCCACGGGTCGCAAGCCGTGATTGCCAAGTTCATCGAGCAGGGGAATGGCGGGAGCGTGATCAATATCTCCTCGACGGGCGCGAATAGACCCCGGCCTGGACTGGTGTGGTATAATGCTAGTAAGGGGGCTGTTTCGAAT GCAACAAAAGGCCTCGCGGCGGAATACGGCCCGCACAATATCCGCGTAAACACCGTTGCGCCACTCCTATCGGGTACAGGGCTTTTCAGCATGTTCACGGGGATGGAGGATACAGAGGAGAACCGGCAGAAGTTTATCGGGAATGTGCCGCTGGGCCGACTGACGGATCCTATGGACATTGCCAATATGTGCCTTTACCTGGCGAGTGATGAGGGGGCGTTCATTAATGGGACGGAGATGGTTGTCGATGGGGGAAAGTGTATTTAG